A genomic segment from Nasonia vitripennis strain AsymCx chromosome 4 unlocalized genomic scaffold, Nvit_psr_1.1 chr4_random0007, whole genome shotgun sequence encodes:
- the LOC103316011 gene encoding uncharacterized protein LOC103316011 isoform X2 codes for MGKHFSVDLRCFVADALARSFSLGHRSHSSRAPCSRCWVRGQNIRPGVMVYTGVDHRPRTQEEYLEKLDTDHHSVGIDCPLIDLSLHINLVKSTVFDYMHLVCLGVMGKIFQGLIDGRFVKTAKIADANLVRILDDRLEQVKNYCPQDFARKPVDINHHGKFKATELRQLLLYTAPVIFNGLVNPALYLHFLLLHASIRILINPHFTPESVAFAENCIKLFVQTASDVYGIEFLSYNIHTSLHLADDVRAFGVLDSFSAFPYESNMSYCRKLCRKPSQYLQQIANRRAENCGTDSSKHIDANLMKFIGAHARGPAPLIDGSTDYEQYRKVVTGDVHFSSSTR; via the coding sequence ATGGGTAAACATTTTTCCGTTGATTTGAGATGCTTTGTCGCCGATGCTCTTGCTCGTTCGTTTTCGTTAGGTCACCGTTCGCATAGTTCTAGGGCTCCGTGTTCGAGATGTTGGGTTCGCGGTCAAAATATACGTCCAGGAGTGATGGTGTATACGGGGGTCGATCATAGACCTCGTACACAAGAGGAATACCTTGAAAAATTGGATACGGATCACCATAGCGTAGGTATAGATTGCCCTCTAATCGATCTCAGTCTTCATATAAATTTGGTCAAGAGTACGGTCTTCGACTATATGCACCTCGTCTGTTTGGGTGTAATGGGGAAAATTTTTCAAGGATTAATAGATGGTAGGTTCGTCAAAACCGCTAAAATCGCTGACGCGAATCTTGTACGAATCCTCGATGATCGACTAGAGCAAGTAAAAAATTACTGCCCGCAAGATTTTGCTCGAAAACCAGTCGACATCAACCACCATGGCAAATTTAAAGCCACCGAATTGAGACAGTTGCTTCTATATACCGCTCCTGTTATCTTCAACGGTTTAGTTAATCCCGCtctttatttgcattttcttCTGCTTCACGCATCCATAAGAATTTTAATCAATCCTCATTTTACACCCGAATCTGTAGCTTTCGCTGAAAACTGCATCAAGCTCTTCGTTCAAACAGCCTCTGACGTGTATGGTATAGAATTTTTGTCGTACAATATTCATACTTCGTTGCATCTTGCCGATGATGTTAGGGCTTTCGGGGTGTTAGATTCTTTTTCAGCTTTTCCTTACGAAAGCAATATGTCGTATTGCCGAAAATTATGCAGGAAGCCTAGCCAGTACTTGCAACAAATTGCCAACCGTAGAGCGGAAAACTGTGGAACAGATTCTTCCAAACACATCGACGCGAATCTGATGAAATTCATCGGTGCTCATGCGAGAGGTCCTGCACCATTGATCGATGGTTCGACCGATTACGAACAATATAGAAAAGTAGTTACCGGAGACGTCCATTTCTCTTCTTCGACCAGATAG